The following are from one region of the Serinus canaria isolate serCan28SL12 chromosome 8, serCan2020, whole genome shotgun sequence genome:
- the LOC103815182 gene encoding fatty-acid amide hydrolase 1-like isoform X1: protein MRVPLPALLGGSALLLLLLRWRRRRALWRKVAEAQERQELSLVRMEAAARRFREQHPSVNVVSVLSLPLPELSRKLRDGSLPLDHVFYAYVGKALQIATETNCITEFLQESETQLRRAKLMEKPGLLYGVPVSIKDSIDCQGHDSTLGFIKNLNKPAAEDSVVVQVLKRQGAIPFVKTNVPQSLISYDCKNLIFGQTRNPLLFTRTPGGSSGGEGALVGGGGSILGIGTDVGGSLRFPAAFCGICAIKPTGKRLSKRGVKAGVVGQKAVAAAVGPLAKDVESLALCLRALLSEDMFSLDSTVPPLPFNEEVQSLQGPRDLWGELPCSAMGSTVPPLPFNEEVYSSTKPLRIGYYETDFFTMPSPAMRRAVRETKQLLEEAGHTLVPFELTNVDYVMFNYCVRGMFSDGGSSFIRKFKGELEKGGSGLLFRLAKAPHWLKTLLSWMAKPFVPRLSSIIRSMKENTVDEVWSLHHEIEDFCHQFIAQWKKLNLDVMLCPMLGPALGIGYPAKLSVAVSYTMLYNALDFPAGVVPVTLVTDEDEEQLKGYKGYYQDWWDRTLAKAFRGSVGMPVAVQCVALPWQEELCLRFMKEVETLSLKKNSFF, encoded by the exons CATCCTTCTGTGAATGTGGTCTCCGTCCTCTCTCTGCCCCTGCCAGAGCTCTCCAGGAAGCTCCGAGatggctccctgcccctggaCCACGTCTTCTATGCCTACGTGGGCAAG GCCCTCCAAATTGCCACAGAAACCAACTGCATCACGGAGTTTCTGCAGGAGAGCGAGACCCAGCTCCGCAGAGCCAAGCTGATGGAGAAGCCGGGTCTGCTCTATGGGGTGCCTGTCAGCATCAAAGACTCCATCGACTGCCAG GGTCATGACTCCACACTGGGGTTCATAAAAAACCTCAATAAACCCGCAGCAGAGGACAGCGTGGTGGTGCAGGTGCTCAAGAGACAGGGGGCAATTCCATTTGTCAAAACCAATGTTCCCCAGTCCCTCATCAG ctaTGACTGCAAGAACTTAATCTTTGGTCAGACCCGCAACCCTCTGCTGTTCACCAGAACCCCCGGAGGCTCCTCTGGTGGGGAAGGAGCCCTTGTAGGAGGTGGTGGGTCCATCTTGGGCATTGGGACAGATGTAGGAGGGAGCCTGCgttttcctgctgccttctgtggGATCTGTGCAATCAAACCCACAGGGAAGAGACTCAG TAAAAGAGGAGTAAAGGCTGGAGTCGTTGGGCAGAAGGCAG tggctgcagcagtgggacCACTGGCAAAAGACGTGGAGAGCCTGGCGCTGTGCCTGCGGGCGCTCCTGAGCGAGGACATGTTCAGCCTGGACAGcacagtgccacccctgcccttcAATGAAGAGGTACAGAGCCTCCAAGGGCCCAGAGATctctggggagagctgccaTGTTCAGCCATGGGCAGcacagtgccacccctgcccttcAATGAAGAG gtgtaTTCCAGCACAAAACCCCTCCGCATAGGCTACTATGAGACCGATTTCTTCACCATGCCCAGCCCGGCCATGCGACGCGCCGTCCGCGAGAccaagcagctcctggaggaggcTGGCCACACG CTGGTGCCCTTTGAACTCACAAATGTGGACTACGTGATGTTTAACTACTGTGTCAGGGGAATGTTCTCAGATGGAGGCAGCTCCTTCATCAGGAAATT CAAAGGGGAGTTGGAGAAAGGcggctcagggctgctcttccGGCTGGCAAAGGCACCACACTGGCTGAAAACTCTCCTCTCCTGGATGGCCAAACCTTTC GTGCCTCGACTTTCAAGTATCATAAGAAGCATGAAAGAAAA CACAGTGGATGAAGTCTGGAGCCTTCATCATGAAATCGAG GACTTTTGCCACCAGTTCATTGCCCAGTGGAAGAAGCTGAATCTGGATGTCATGCTGTGCCCCATGCTGGGCCCGGCTCTCGGCATCGGCTACCCCGCCAAGCTCTCAG TGGCAGTCAGCTACACCATGCTCTACAACGCCTTGGACTTCCCCGCTGGCGTTGTCCCTGTCACGCTGGTGACGGATGAGGacgaggagcagctgaagggctACAAGGGATACTACCAGGACTGGTGGGACCGGACCCTGGCCAAG GCTTTCCGTGGCAGCGTGGGGATGCCGGTGGCCGTGCAGTGCGTGGCCCTGCcgtggcaggaggagctgtgcctgcGCTTCATGAAGGAGGTGGAGACCCTCAGCCTGAAGAAGAACAGCTTCTTCTGA
- the LOC103815182 gene encoding fatty-acid amide hydrolase 1-like isoform X2 — translation MRVPLPALLGGSALLLLLLRWRRRRALWRKVAEAQERQELSLVRMEAAARRFREQHPSVNVVSVLSLPLPELSRKLRDGSLPLDHVFYAYVGKALQIATETNCITEFLQESETQLRRAKLMEKPGLLYGVPVSIKDSIDCQGHDSTLGFIKNLNKPAAEDSVVVQVLKRQGAIPFVKTNVPQSLISYDCKNLIFGQTRNPLLFTRTPGGSSGGEGALVGGGGSILGIGTDVGGSLRFPAAFCGICAIKPTGKRLSKRGVKAGVVGQKAVAAAVGPLAKDVESLALCLRALLSEDMFSLDSTVPPLPFNEEVYSSTKPLRIGYYETDFFTMPSPAMRRAVRETKQLLEEAGHTLVPFELTNVDYVMFNYCVRGMFSDGGSSFIRKFKGELEKGGSGLLFRLAKAPHWLKTLLSWMAKPFVPRLSSIIRSMKENTVDEVWSLHHEIEDFCHQFIAQWKKLNLDVMLCPMLGPALGIGYPAKLSVAVSYTMLYNALDFPAGVVPVTLVTDEDEEQLKGYKGYYQDWWDRTLAKAFRGSVGMPVAVQCVALPWQEELCLRFMKEVETLSLKKNSFF, via the exons CATCCTTCTGTGAATGTGGTCTCCGTCCTCTCTCTGCCCCTGCCAGAGCTCTCCAGGAAGCTCCGAGatggctccctgcccctggaCCACGTCTTCTATGCCTACGTGGGCAAG GCCCTCCAAATTGCCACAGAAACCAACTGCATCACGGAGTTTCTGCAGGAGAGCGAGACCCAGCTCCGCAGAGCCAAGCTGATGGAGAAGCCGGGTCTGCTCTATGGGGTGCCTGTCAGCATCAAAGACTCCATCGACTGCCAG GGTCATGACTCCACACTGGGGTTCATAAAAAACCTCAATAAACCCGCAGCAGAGGACAGCGTGGTGGTGCAGGTGCTCAAGAGACAGGGGGCAATTCCATTTGTCAAAACCAATGTTCCCCAGTCCCTCATCAG ctaTGACTGCAAGAACTTAATCTTTGGTCAGACCCGCAACCCTCTGCTGTTCACCAGAACCCCCGGAGGCTCCTCTGGTGGGGAAGGAGCCCTTGTAGGAGGTGGTGGGTCCATCTTGGGCATTGGGACAGATGTAGGAGGGAGCCTGCgttttcctgctgccttctgtggGATCTGTGCAATCAAACCCACAGGGAAGAGACTCAG TAAAAGAGGAGTAAAGGCTGGAGTCGTTGGGCAGAAGGCAG tggctgcagcagtgggacCACTGGCAAAAGACGTGGAGAGCCTGGCGCTGTGCCTGCGGGCGCTCCTGAGCGAGGACATGTTCAGCCTGGACAGcacagtgccacccctgcccttcAATGAAGAG gtgtaTTCCAGCACAAAACCCCTCCGCATAGGCTACTATGAGACCGATTTCTTCACCATGCCCAGCCCGGCCATGCGACGCGCCGTCCGCGAGAccaagcagctcctggaggaggcTGGCCACACG CTGGTGCCCTTTGAACTCACAAATGTGGACTACGTGATGTTTAACTACTGTGTCAGGGGAATGTTCTCAGATGGAGGCAGCTCCTTCATCAGGAAATT CAAAGGGGAGTTGGAGAAAGGcggctcagggctgctcttccGGCTGGCAAAGGCACCACACTGGCTGAAAACTCTCCTCTCCTGGATGGCCAAACCTTTC GTGCCTCGACTTTCAAGTATCATAAGAAGCATGAAAGAAAA CACAGTGGATGAAGTCTGGAGCCTTCATCATGAAATCGAG GACTTTTGCCACCAGTTCATTGCCCAGTGGAAGAAGCTGAATCTGGATGTCATGCTGTGCCCCATGCTGGGCCCGGCTCTCGGCATCGGCTACCCCGCCAAGCTCTCAG TGGCAGTCAGCTACACCATGCTCTACAACGCCTTGGACTTCCCCGCTGGCGTTGTCCCTGTCACGCTGGTGACGGATGAGGacgaggagcagctgaagggctACAAGGGATACTACCAGGACTGGTGGGACCGGACCCTGGCCAAG GCTTTCCGTGGCAGCGTGGGGATGCCGGTGGCCGTGCAGTGCGTGGCCCTGCcgtggcaggaggagctgtgcctgcGCTTCATGAAGGAGGTGGAGACCCTCAGCCTGAAGAAGAACAGCTTCTTCTGA